In Paralichthys olivaceus isolate ysfri-2021 chromosome 1, ASM2471397v2, whole genome shotgun sequence, the following are encoded in one genomic region:
- the rnaset2 gene encoding ribonuclease T2 isoform X1 produces the protein MYLSDMKLGPPLLLCLAAALSSAFVISPPHMWTKLILTHHWPNTFCVMEHCHSNISYWAIHGLWPDKGTFCNSSWQFNSSLIEDLLPDMEKSWPNLLKPLTTFFWNQEWRKHGTCAAKAESLSSQHKYFSKALELYHKLDLNGILRKFNITPSEKYYAFSQIEGVIENFYGVKPKIQCIPPSKNADAQILGQIEICFNPDFTLLDCEKHGYWDNHLAVDKASEFHVCDHNIPVYYPPLS, from the exons ATGTATTT GTCAGACATGAAGCTCGGGCCACCTCTTCTGCTCTGCCTGGCAGCAGCACTGTCTTCTGCCTTTGTGATTTCACCCCC ACACATGTGGACCAAACTGATACTGACCCACCACTGGCCCAACACCTTCTGTGTT ATGGAACATTGTCATTCCAACATCAGCTACTGGGCAATACATGGACTCTG GCCAGATAAAGGGACTTTTTGCAACTCATCATGGCAGTTCAACTCTTCTCTAATAGAG gaCCTGCTTCCTGACATGGAGAAAAGTTGGCCTAACTTGCTTAAACCCTTAACTACTTTCTTCTG GAATCAAGAGTGGCGCAAACACGGTACATGTGCAGCAAAAGCAGAGTCTCTGAGCAGTCAACATAAATACTTCAGCAAGGCTCTGGAGCTATACCACAAATTGGATTTGAATGG CATCCTGAGGAAGTTTAACATCACTCCTTCCGAAAAATACTACGCA TTTTCACAAATTGAAGGAGTCATAGAAAACTTCTACGGCGTTAAACCTAAGATCCAGTGCATCCCCCCATCAAAG aatGCCGATGCCCAGATTTTGGGGCAGATTGAGATCTGTTTCAATCCTGACTTCACCCTCCTGGACTGTGAAAAACACGGATACTGGGACAATCACCTGGCTGTTGACAAGGCATCCGAGTTCCATGTGTGCGACCATAATATACCAGTTTACTACCCACCTCTTTCATAA
- the rnaset2 gene encoding ribonuclease T2 isoform X3 — protein sequence MIHTCSYTQWEVRHEARATSSALPGSSTVFCLCDFTPMEHCHSNISYWAIHGLWPDKGTFCNSSWQFNSSLIEDLLPDMEKSWPNLLKPLTTFFWNQEWRKHGTCAAKAESLSSQHKYFSKALELYHKLDLNGILRKFNITPSEKYYAFSQIEGVIENFYGVKPKIQCIPPSKNADAQILGQIEICFNPDFTLLDCEKHGYWDNHLAVDKASEFHVCDHNIPVYYPPLS from the exons ATGATACACACATGTTCCTACACACAGTGGGAA GTCAGACATGAAGCTCGGGCCACCTCTTCTGCTCTGCCTGGCAGCAGCACTGTCTTCTGCCTTTGTGATTTCACCCCC ATGGAACATTGTCATTCCAACATCAGCTACTGGGCAATACATGGACTCTG GCCAGATAAAGGGACTTTTTGCAACTCATCATGGCAGTTCAACTCTTCTCTAATAGAG gaCCTGCTTCCTGACATGGAGAAAAGTTGGCCTAACTTGCTTAAACCCTTAACTACTTTCTTCTG GAATCAAGAGTGGCGCAAACACGGTACATGTGCAGCAAAAGCAGAGTCTCTGAGCAGTCAACATAAATACTTCAGCAAGGCTCTGGAGCTATACCACAAATTGGATTTGAATGG CATCCTGAGGAAGTTTAACATCACTCCTTCCGAAAAATACTACGCA TTTTCACAAATTGAAGGAGTCATAGAAAACTTCTACGGCGTTAAACCTAAGATCCAGTGCATCCCCCCATCAAAG aatGCCGATGCCCAGATTTTGGGGCAGATTGAGATCTGTTTCAATCCTGACTTCACCCTCCTGGACTGTGAAAAACACGGATACTGGGACAATCACCTGGCTGTTGACAAGGCATCCGAGTTCCATGTGTGCGACCATAATATACCAGTTTACTACCCACCTCTTTCATAA
- the rnaset2 gene encoding ribonuclease T2 isoform X2 → MKLGPPLLLCLAAALSSAFVISPPHMWTKLILTHHWPNTFCVMEHCHSNISYWAIHGLWPDKGTFCNSSWQFNSSLIEDLLPDMEKSWPNLLKPLTTFFWNQEWRKHGTCAAKAESLSSQHKYFSKALELYHKLDLNGILRKFNITPSEKYYAFSQIEGVIENFYGVKPKIQCIPPSKNADAQILGQIEICFNPDFTLLDCEKHGYWDNHLAVDKASEFHVCDHNIPVYYPPLS, encoded by the exons ATGAAGCTCGGGCCACCTCTTCTGCTCTGCCTGGCAGCAGCACTGTCTTCTGCCTTTGTGATTTCACCCCC ACACATGTGGACCAAACTGATACTGACCCACCACTGGCCCAACACCTTCTGTGTT ATGGAACATTGTCATTCCAACATCAGCTACTGGGCAATACATGGACTCTG GCCAGATAAAGGGACTTTTTGCAACTCATCATGGCAGTTCAACTCTTCTCTAATAGAG gaCCTGCTTCCTGACATGGAGAAAAGTTGGCCTAACTTGCTTAAACCCTTAACTACTTTCTTCTG GAATCAAGAGTGGCGCAAACACGGTACATGTGCAGCAAAAGCAGAGTCTCTGAGCAGTCAACATAAATACTTCAGCAAGGCTCTGGAGCTATACCACAAATTGGATTTGAATGG CATCCTGAGGAAGTTTAACATCACTCCTTCCGAAAAATACTACGCA TTTTCACAAATTGAAGGAGTCATAGAAAACTTCTACGGCGTTAAACCTAAGATCCAGTGCATCCCCCCATCAAAG aatGCCGATGCCCAGATTTTGGGGCAGATTGAGATCTGTTTCAATCCTGACTTCACCCTCCTGGACTGTGAAAAACACGGATACTGGGACAATCACCTGGCTGTTGACAAGGCATCCGAGTTCCATGTGTGCGACCATAATATACCAGTTTACTACCCACCTCTTTCATAA
- the rnaset2 gene encoding ribonuclease T2 isoform X4 gives MEHCHSNISYWAIHGLWPDKGTFCNSSWQFNSSLIEDLLPDMEKSWPNLLKPLTTFFWNQEWRKHGTCAAKAESLSSQHKYFSKALELYHKLDLNGILRKFNITPSEKYYAFSQIEGVIENFYGVKPKIQCIPPSKNADAQILGQIEICFNPDFTLLDCEKHGYWDNHLAVDKASEFHVCDHNIPVYYPPLS, from the exons ATGGAACATTGTCATTCCAACATCAGCTACTGGGCAATACATGGACTCTG GCCAGATAAAGGGACTTTTTGCAACTCATCATGGCAGTTCAACTCTTCTCTAATAGAG gaCCTGCTTCCTGACATGGAGAAAAGTTGGCCTAACTTGCTTAAACCCTTAACTACTTTCTTCTG GAATCAAGAGTGGCGCAAACACGGTACATGTGCAGCAAAAGCAGAGTCTCTGAGCAGTCAACATAAATACTTCAGCAAGGCTCTGGAGCTATACCACAAATTGGATTTGAATGG CATCCTGAGGAAGTTTAACATCACTCCTTCCGAAAAATACTACGCA TTTTCACAAATTGAAGGAGTCATAGAAAACTTCTACGGCGTTAAACCTAAGATCCAGTGCATCCCCCCATCAAAG aatGCCGATGCCCAGATTTTGGGGCAGATTGAGATCTGTTTCAATCCTGACTTCACCCTCCTGGACTGTGAAAAACACGGATACTGGGACAATCACCTGGCTGTTGACAAGGCATCCGAGTTCCATGTGTGCGACCATAATATACCAGTTTACTACCCACCTCTTTCATAA